A genome region from Solirubrobacter pauli includes the following:
- a CDS encoding DUF2007 domain-containing protein, whose protein sequence is MIWLLVCPVCDAAHEPHERFCADCGVPLTFVNHEMSESERRARKIRPGYTDGPLVRVATARHQAEAEMIQNLLLEEGIPSLVRRTGGFDVPDFLAAGPRDIVVAASGEEAAREILGDRREEQQGRLPPHKHPAWVRALAVTMSVCALAAFASSVLLPFT, encoded by the coding sequence GTGATCTGGCTGCTCGTGTGTCCCGTGTGCGACGCCGCGCACGAGCCGCACGAGCGCTTCTGCGCCGATTGCGGCGTGCCCCTGACGTTCGTCAACCACGAGATGTCCGAGTCCGAGCGCCGCGCGCGCAAGATCCGCCCGGGCTACACCGACGGTCCGCTCGTGCGCGTCGCCACCGCCCGCCACCAGGCCGAGGCGGAGATGATCCAGAACCTGCTGCTCGAGGAGGGCATCCCGTCGCTCGTGCGCCGCACCGGCGGCTTCGACGTGCCCGACTTCCTCGCCGCGGGCCCGCGTGACATCGTCGTCGCCGCTTCGGGTGAGGAGGCCGCGCGGGAGATCCTCGGCGACCGTCGCGAGGAGCAGCAGGGCCGGCTGCCGCCGCACAAGCACCCGGCGTGGGTGCGCGCGCTAGCGGTGACGATGTCGGTCTGCGCGCTCGCCGCCTTCGCGAGCAGCGTCCTGCTCCCCTTCACGTAG